The genomic stretch GGAAGCCGCCCATGTGGTGCGTCTTACTCAGGGAATGCAGCTCGACCACGCCGGTCAGCTCGGCTTGCAGGGCGCTGGGCGCGCGGTAAGCACCAAAGGTCAGTTCGGCGTAGGGGTGGTCATGAATCAGCAGCGTGCCGCGCTCACGGCACCACGCGGCCACCGCCGGAAAAAAGGCCGGGTCCACCACCGCTGAAGTCGGGTTGTTGGGGTAATTCAGCAGCAGGGCGCGGGGGCGCACGCTGGCGGGCACGGCGTTCAGGTCAGGCAAAAAGCTGTTCTCGGCACGGAGCGGCAGCGGCACCACCTTCAGGCCGGCGACGGCCGCCGCGCCCAGATACGGGGGATAACCGGGGTCGGGCAGCAGCAGAGTGTCACCGGGGTCGGTGACGGCCAGCAGCAGGTGGGCCAGCCCTTCCTGCGCGCCAATCAGCGGGAGCACCTCGGTGTCGGGGTTGACCGTCACCCCAAAGCGCCGGGCCAGGTAAGCCGCCGCCGCCTGCCGCAGCGGGGCCGTGTCGCTGAAGAGGGGATAACGGTCATTCAGCGGGTCGTGTGTGGCCTCGCGCAGCGCGTTCAGCACTGGGGCCGGGGGCCGCAGGTCGCTGCTGCCGATACTCAGGTCAATGATGGCCCGGCCCGCTGCCCGCGCCCGCGCTTTGGCCGCGTCCATGAGTGCAAAGACGCTGCCCGGCACCGCTCCTGCCCGCTGTGAAGCCCACATGCTGCCCAGGGTAGAGCATGGCCCGCACGAAGCAGCGCCCCGGGCCAGAAGGCTGGGGCGCTGCGCGTCGGTGCTGTCTTTAATTGCCCATGTCCACGCCGCCGTACACCGGAATATTCACGGTGGTCAGCACCTGTTCGCCGGACTTGACCGCAATGCTGGCCACCTCGTTGACCAGGACGCTAGTGTCGTCGCGGGCCACCGTCACGTACAGCAGGGCCGTGTCGCCCTGACGCTCCACGCTGTCCAGTGTGATGGTGGTGCCGTCACGCAGACCACTCACGGCAATCGTCAGGTCGTCTGGCAGCGTGCCGTTCATGGCGGTCAGCGGCACTTCGATGGCCAGCCAGCTTGATTCGGTGTAAAGCCCTTCGTACTGCATACCGTTGCCGTCCGTGGCGTAGGCGCGGGTGGCCGAGGCGGTGGAAACGGTGAAGCTCAGCAGGGTAATGGCGGTCAGCAGCAGCTTTTTCATGGGGTTCTCCTTCGTTCCGGGGTGCGGCGCTGTGGCCGCTTCCCTTTCCTGCCCAGAGGATGCGGCCCGGCTGTGTAGAGGCTTTGCAGGGTATGTGCAGATTTCTCGAAGCCTCTCTGACGAGGGGTCCCTGGACCGGGTGGAGGTGCAAGGCGCCGCAGAGCGGGGGATGGCCGTCAGGGATGGGTGAAGAAGACTGGCTGATGACGCTGTCCCGCGCTCAATGCTGCGGAAGACCGGTGTGGTGTCCCTGGGCCCAGTAGCCTGGGGGCATGGCCGACGCCCCTGCGGTTCTGACCGCCATGATTACGCCAGCGGTCCTGATCAGCGGGGCCGGCACCCTCCTGATGAGCACCAGCAGTCGCCTGGGCCGCGTGACTGACCGCGTGCGCCACCTCACAGCGCGCTTCAAGGTGCTGGTGACCGAAGAGGGGCGGCAGGAAGCGCTGGCCCGCGAAGAAAAACGCCTGATTGTCAAGCAGTTGCCGCGCCTGGCCCGCCGCAGCCGCATCATTGTGCAGGCGATGACCGCGCTGTATCTCGCGGTGGCCCTACTGGTGCTGACTAGCATCCTAATCGGCGGCAGCGCCCTGCTTCATCAGGAGGCCGGGCCGGTGCCGGTGGTCTTGGCGATTGCTGGAGCCGCCGCTCTGGCCTACGGTGCCCTGCTGCTAAGTTTTGAAACCCGGCTCTCGGCCCGCACCACTCGGGAAGAGATGAAGTTTCTGGTCACGCTGGGTGGCCACTACGCCGGTCTGTACGACGAACGCCTGCTGCGCGAGGTCAGTGAGCAGATCGGGCAAGAGGGGAGAGGGGCGTAGGAACCCCCACTGGCGGCGCTGGCAAACTGGCGTGCTCAGCCCTGGCCGCTGGGCTAGGGTGGAGGCGTCTGTTTTTCTTTCTGCTCCAGTTTTCCTGAGGACCCCTATGACCAAACGTATGTTGCTGACCGGCTTGACGGCGCTGCTCGCGGCCTGTGCTCCCACGCCTCTTCCTGCTGCCCCCACCCCGGCCGCTTCTCACCCAGCGGGCCTGTACGAACTTCAACTGCGCGTGACCGATCAGGGCGTGGGGCAGGCCAGCTTGCGCCGCGTGGACCCCGGCGGCCTGTTGAGCGGCCAGGCACTCATCGCTGCTGGCGACCCGGTGCAACTGGGCGCGCAGGCCATCACCACCCAGACCTTCACCACACGGAAGAACGGCGCGGATATCCGGCACATCAGCACGACCTTTGCGGCGACCAATGTGACGGCTTCGGCGCTGCAGAATCTGACCTTGCTGCCGGTGGTCCTCACCGACACCGACGGCGACCCGGAGAACAACGCCACCGCGCCTACCGTGGCGGGGACACCCTTTCGCAGCGTGCGTCTGTTTGACGGCAGCGACGCCTCAGGTCAGGCCGCCTCTATCCGTCCTGTGCAGGGACAGCAGGTCAATGTGCAGACGGGCGAGAGCACCGATAACCCCGCCGCGACCCTGTTCTTGTCGGGCCTGAACGTGGCGAGTCTGGGGGCCACCCCACCCGCTGGCCTGAGCATGACGGTACAAAATCAGGGCTGGCTGGCCGCAGAGACGCTGGCGCAGGGGGCCACCGTGCCGGTGACCTTTGCCGTGGACCTGCCCATTGACCGCAGCAATACCCGTGGGCAGGCGTTCAGCTTCAGTCTGATGTTCACCGCCGCGCAGGACGTGACGAGCAGTGAGGTGGGCCTGCCCGCCG from Deinococcus betulae encodes the following:
- a CDS encoding aminotransferase class I/II-fold pyridoxal phosphate-dependent enzyme gives rise to the protein MWASQRAGAVPGSVFALMDAAKARARAAGRAIIDLSIGSSDLRPPAPVLNALREATHDPLNDRYPLFSDTAPLRQAAAAYLARRFGVTVNPDTEVLPLIGAQEGLAHLLLAVTDPGDTLLLPDPGYPPYLGAAAVAGLKVVPLPLRAENSFLPDLNAVPASVRPRALLLNYPNNPTSAVVDPAFFPAVAAWCRERGTLLIHDHPYAELTFGAYRAPSALQAELTGVVELHSLSKTHHMGGFRVGFAAGDAGAIAALARVKGSVDFHPYLGIQRAAACALTLPDEVGRAGAAVFEARRDALVPALRDLGWTVAWPQASMYAWARVPGLTDSVTFAVRAAEDTGVAVSPGAAFGRQGEGFVRFALVQPPEVLIEAAGRLKKVGSGKW
- a CDS encoding DUF2721 domain-containing protein: MADAPAVLTAMITPAVLISGAGTLLMSTSSRLGRVTDRVRHLTARFKVLVTEEGRQEALAREEKRLIVKQLPRLARRSRIIVQAMTALYLAVALLVLTSILIGGSALLHQEAGPVPVVLAIAGAAALAYGALLLSFETRLSARTTREEMKFLVTLGGHYAGLYDERLLREVSEQIGQEGRGA